A single window of Pseudophryne corroboree isolate aPseCor3 chromosome 5, aPseCor3.hap2, whole genome shotgun sequence DNA harbors:
- the LOC134929169 gene encoding mas-related G-protein coupled receptor member D-like produces MNLTDTNNTDQNFSLEQDNGGYSQYAHIHFTIAAAVALGLCLIGLVGNIIVFWYLCFKLQRNRYTLYIINLAEADSIFILLSAMLLMININTMINTNPEFKGEELLYFLVEVFYDSMQYTGMFLLTAISMERCMSVLFPLWYQCHRPHNLSTIMCAFLWVIGCLESLIENLVCPPEAFMSQTSQCTAVQIMTFLISVGICLPIMVISSFILLIKIKRTFREQYPPKLYIIIITAVLFFILSVIPLNFLWFLLYFQMLPTDVQSVSLFFASIFCTVLNSTINPFIYFIVGRKWKQSSNHSIHDALQIAFGIQK; encoded by the coding sequence ATGAATCTGACAGACACAAATAACACTGACCAGAATTTTTCCCTGGAACAGGATAATGGAGGCTATTCACAATATGCGCATATACATTTTACTATAGCAGCTGCTGTGGCATTAGGCCTCTGCCTCATCGGCTTGGTGGGAAACATTATTGTATTTTGGTATCTTTGCTTCAAGCTCCAGCGGAACAGATACACTCTTTATATCATCAACCTGGCAGAGGCAGACTCCATCTTTATACTACTCAGTGCTATGCTGCTGATGATCAATATTAATACAATGATTAACACAAATCCTgaatttaaaggggaggagttactaTATTTTTTAGTTGAAGTATTTTATGACAGCATGCAGTATACCGGAATGTTCCTCCTCACTGCCATCAGCATGGAAAGGTGCATGTCTGTCCTGTTTCCTTTATGGTACCAGTGCCATCGCCCTCACAACCTGTCCACTATTATGTGTGCCTTCCTTTGGGTTATTGGATGTTTGGAAAGTCTCATTGAGAACTTGGTGTGTCCACCTGAAGCTTTCATGAGTCAGACGTCACAGTGTACAGCAGTGCAGATTATGACTTTTCTTATATCTGTAGGTATCTGTCTCCCAATCATGGTCATTTCAAGTTTCATCTTACTCATCAAAATAAAGAGGACCTTTAGGGAGCAATACCCACCCAAactgtatatcatcatcatcactgcAGTTTTATTCTTCATCTTATCCGTTATCCCTCTCAACTTTTTATGGTTTTTATTGTACTTCCAGATGCTACCAACAGATGTTCAATCCGTCAGTTTATTTTTTGCAAGTATCTTTTGCACAGTGCTTAACTCTACCATTAACCCCTTCATTTACTTCATTGTTGGAAGAAAATGGAAGCAGTCATCTAATCATTCTATTCATGATGCTCTTCAAATAGCATTTGGGATCCAAAAATGA